One Heptranchias perlo isolate sHepPer1 unplaced genomic scaffold, sHepPer1.hap1 HAP1_SCAFFOLD_43, whole genome shotgun sequence genomic window carries:
- the LOC137312569 gene encoding histone H2A type 1-H-like: MSGRGKSDGKARAKAKPRSSWARLQFPVGRVHRLLRKWNYAKRVDAGTPVYLAAVLEYLAAEILELAGNAARDNKKTRIIPRYLQLAIRNDGELNKLLGVVTIAQCVA, translated from the coding sequence atgtctggaagaggaaaatccgacggtaaagctcgggccaaggccaaacCTCGCTCATCCTGGGCCAGActtcagttccctgtgggccgtgttcacaggctcctgcgaaagtgGAACTATGCTAAACGTGTGGATGCTGGaaccccggtctatctggctgctgtgctcgagtatctggcGGCTGAAATCCttgagctggccggcaacgcggcccgcgacaacaagaagacccgcatcatccccagatacctgcagctggccatccgcaacgacggggagctcaacaagctgctgggagtgGTGACCATCGCTCAATGTGTCgcctga
- the LOC137312523 gene encoding histone H2A.J-like codes for MSGRGKTGGKARAKAKSRSSRAGLQFPVGRVHRLLRKGNYAERVGAGAPVYLAAVLEYLTAEILELAGNAARDNKKTRIIPRHLQLAIRNDEELNKLLGRVTIAQGGVLPNIQAVLLPKKNSSVSTKSK; via the coding sequence atgtctggaagaggaaaaaccggcggtaaagctcgggccaaggccaagtctcgctcatcccgggccggactgcagttccctgtgggccgtgttcacaggctcctgcgaaaggggaactacgctgaacgtgtgggtgccggagccccggtctatctggctgctgtgctcgagtatctgacggctgaaatcctcgagctggccggcaacgcggcccgcgacaataagaagacccgcatcatccccagacacctgcagctggccatccgcaacgacgaggagctcaacaagctgctgggacgggtgaccatcgctcagggcggggtgctgccgaatatccaggccgtgctgctgccgaagaaaaacagcagtgtgagcaccaagagcaagtaa